In the genome of Arthrobacter alpinus, the window AGGGTCTCCTCGGCCTGCAGCTTGCTGCGCCATGACAGCGCGGAGCGGTACATTTCCAGGGTCGAGCCGGCCACACCGTCCTGCGCCGTCGCCGCCAAAGAACCGAACCATACAGGTTGCGGCAGCCACGGTGTGCCGCCAAAGCCAAAGTTGGGCTCAACGGCGGACCACGGCAGTGGCACTCGGCAGCCATCACGGCCCTTAACCGTATTTAGCGTGCGGAACCATGTGGGGTCTTGCAGGGCAGAAGCCGGCAGATCGGCCGCCTCAAAAAGGCCCAGCTCCTCGCCCTGGTAGAGATACGCCGAACCCGGCAGCCCCAGCATGAACAGCGTCGCCGCCCGGGCTCGGCGCAAACCGCGCGCCAAGTCCACGGCGGGGGTGGCGCCGTCGGCCAGCAGCCAGGCTTCTAGATCGTCACGAGTGCTGCCGTCCGGCAGGGCATACCGCGAGGGATGGCGGACCACATCGTGGTTGGAGAAAACCCACGTCGAGGATGCGCCGGATGCGGTAGCTTCGAATAGGCATTTTTCGGCGATGGAACGGAACTCCACGGCAGAAAATGGCGCCTGCAGCAGGTCAAAGTTGAACGCCTGACCAAGCTCGGTGGGGCGCGCATACTTCAAACGGCGGTCGGTGAACGGAACCCAGGCCTCGGCCACGGCAGCCTTGGGCGGGTTGTATTCATTCAGTACCGAACGCCAGCCCTCGAAGATCTCGTGCACAGCGTCACGGTCAAAGAGTGGATCGGTGCCGTCGTCAACAAGGATTTCCAGAACCGGTTTGGACCGCAGAGGCAGCGACATATCCTTGACCAGGGCGTGCGCCACATCGATGCGGAAACCGTCCACGCCGCGATCGGACCAGAAACGCAAGGTGGTGTGGAAGTCCTCGCGAACCTCGGGGTGGTCCCAGTTGAAATCAGGCTGTTCCGTGGCGAAAAGGTGCAGGTACCACTGCCCCAAGGAACCAGCCCGAGGCCCGGCCTGCTCAACCACCCGGGTCCAAGCACCTCCGCCAAAGTGGGAAGGCCAATCCGACGGCGGCAGCTCGCCGTCGTCCCCCAGCCCATCAAGGAAGTGGTACCTGGCACGCTCGGGAGATCCGGGAGCCGCGGCCAACGCTGCCTTGAACCACTCGTGCTGGTTCGAGCTGTGGTTCGGCACCACATCCACGATCACGCGAGTATCCGCGGCGTGGGCGGCGGCCACCATGGCATCGAAATCATCCAAGGATCCGAGCCGGGGATCAACGTTGCGGTAATCGTCAACGTCGTAACCGCCGTCGGCCAGTGCCGAAGGGTAGAACGGGCTGAGCCAGATCGCGTCGATCCCGAGAGCTGAAAGGTAGGCCATGCGGGAGGTGATACCGGGCAGATCGCCCATGCCATCGCCGTTGGAATCGGCGAAACTGCGCGGGTAGATCTGGTACACGGCGGCTTGGCGCCACCAGAGAGAATCGGAAGGGGACACAGGCATTATTTGATGGATCCTCTCATGACGCCGGAGATAACCCAGCGCTGGGCGAATAGGTAAACCAAGAGTAGCGGTGCCATGGCCATCAAGTACGAGGCAAAGGCAGTTGTGTAATCGGTATTGAACTGGCCCTGGAAAACGTACTGGACCAGGGGCAGGGTGCGCGTGTTGGGATCGGAGAGGATCACCAGTGGCAGCAGGAAGTCGTTCCAGGCCCACAAGCAGGTCAGGATGCCCACAGTGGCGTTGATGGGTGTCAGGATCGGGAAGATGACCTTGCGGAACGTGGTCCACACGCTGGCGCCGTCCATGATGGCGGCCTCCTCCAGCTCGGCCGGGATGGACTTGATGAATGCCGTGTAAACAAAAACGTTGAAGCTCAGCCCGTAGACCGTGTACAGCAGGAACAGGCCCACGGGATTGTCCAGGCCCAGCACAGCCATTTCCTTGGTCACCGGCAGCATGATGATGGGGAAGGGCACAAACAAGGCAGCAATGAAGAAGTAGTACAGCGCCTTGAAGAACGGGCGGTGCATGTTCCGGGCAATGGCGTAGGCCACCAGGGAGTTGGTCAGGATGGTCAGGATGACCGCCACCACAGTGACAATGCCGGAGATCAGCAGGGCATTGGGGAAGTTGGTCAGCTTCCATGCGTTGGAGAAATTCTCCAGGTGGACGCTGGTGGGCAGGGCCAGGCCGTTGCCGCCGAGCTGATCGGAAGATTTCAACGCCGTGACAATAGTGAAGTACAGCGGAATCAACACGGTCAGGGACAGCACGGCCACGAGCAGCGTTACCGGAATGTTGACGGAGGAACGACGCCGGGGCTTGGCAGGGACGCCCGCGCCCAGTCCTGTGGGGCTTGAGTTGAGAGTGCTCATGAGAAGTCAGCCTCCTTGCGCGAGAGAACGCGCAGCTGCAGTAGTGACAGGACCACGATGACGACCAGATACACCACGGAGTTGGCCATTTGATAGCCGTATTCCCCGCCTTGGAAGCCGCCGCGGTAGATGACCATGGACACTGATTCGGTGGATGTGCCGGGACCGCCGTTGGTCAGGGCCACGATCTGGTCGAAGGCCTGCAACAGGCCCTTCAAGGCAAGCACCATGTTGATGGTGAAGAAGCCGGAGATGAGCGGGAAGGTGATGGACCAGAACTGGCGCCAGGGTGAGGCGCCGTCAAGACTGGCGGCCTCGTAGAGCTCGCCAGGGACGGTCTGCAGCCCGGCCAGGTAGATGATGACGCTGAACGCGATGGACTGCCAAGCCGTCACGCCCACAATGCCCAGCCACGCCAGATCGGGGTTGGCCAGAATGGAGGTCGAGAGCCATTCGATGCCCAGAGCCTGGCCAATCAACGGCAGGTTGTTTGAGAGCAGGTAGTTGAAAACGTAACCAACAATCAAGACCGAGAGGATGTTGGGGATGAAGAAGATCCCGCGGAACGCCGTCTGGTACTTAATCTTGGAATTGAGCAGAATGGCAATGAACAATGCGCCAACGTTGACCACAATGGTGGTGGTGACGGCAAAGAGGAATGTGAAGCCATAAGAGGCAAGGATCCGGTCATCCTTGAACAGGTTCACGTAGTTGGAGATTCCAACGAAGTCCCATTCGCCGTAGCCGGCGTAGTTGGTGAAACTATAGAACATGCCGGTCAGGGTGGGGACAGTGTGCAAAATGACGAACAGCACGAGTGCCGGAATGACCATCCAGTAAAACGTCTTGCTGATGCGTGATGGCCGACGGCGTTGGAGGCCGGCGGTGGTGCGGGGCTTCAATGCCTTGGCCGCAGTGGTGGTCATGATCTAGTCCCCTTTCTTGGTAATGGTGCGGGCTGCAACCTTTTCAAATTCATGATCCATGCGGCTCAGGAATTCGGGTTGCTTGCGGTCAAGGATGTACTGCTGCAATAGCGGTGCTAGCGGAATGCTTGGCGGGACGTGGTGATCGAAGTAGCCAATGACCTTGCCCTCCGCGAAGAGTCCCTGCATGCCGGCCAGCGCCGGATCCGTGCTTGGGGCGGCGTCGGTGACGGGCGTCAGTGAGGACTGGGCTGCCGAGTAGTAATCCAGGACCTTCGGGGTCATGAGGTATTCAACAAACTTTTTGGCTTCGACGGGGTGTTTGGTGTCCTTGCCGATGGCCAGGGTTACGTCCACGCCGGAGACCAGGGTGTTCTTGGCCGGATCATTGGTGGTGGGGTACGGGAAGGAGGCGATCTTCGCGTCGGGGTTCGATGCGCGGATGGCCGGGATGGCGAAGCTGCCCTGCAGGTACATGGCAGATTTTCCGGCACCGAATGCAGCGTTGCCGTCGTTGTAACCAGCGGCCTCAGCGCCCGGTTGGGCGTAACTGAAGAGTTTAGCCAATTTGGTGGCGGCCTCGGTGCCGTCCTTTTCAAAACTGTACTTGCCGCTCTCCGGCGTCCATCCTGGCGAGCGAATGTCGTCGAAGAGATCGGCGGGCATCAAGTTTCCTGACAAATTCACATAGGAGGGCAGCGCCGTCCAAGCGTCTTTCAGGGTGATGAAGAATGGGTTGACGCCGTTGGCCTTAAACGTGTCGGCCGCGGCGATGAATTCATCCCATGTGGTGGGAACAGCCACGCCGTATTTGGCGAAGATCTCCGGGTTGTACAGGACACCGCTGGCGTTGTTGGCGAAAGGCAGGCCGTTCGTCTCGTTGCCATGGCAGGTCCCTAGTCCGTTCAGGATGTCTTGAACGGGAGAGTTGACGCGTGCCGCGGCGGGTAGTTCCGAGAGATCCGCGAAGACACACGCCTTGGCGAGGTCCCCAAAGTTGCCGTTGCCGTTCAGGGTCAACACATCTGGCGTTTTGTCCTTGACAAGCAGCGTGCGGATGGCCGTATCCGGATCGGGAACGTTGTTGACGACGACGTCGATGTTGGGGTTTGCCGCCTCAAAATCGTCCACGATCTTGGTGAACTGGGCTACGGCTTCGGGTTTGAACTGGAAGAAATCCAGTTTGACTCGGCCGTCGCCGGCGCCGGAGCAACCGGTCAGTCCTAGGGCCAAGGCAAGAACGACGGCGGCACTTGCCACCGCTGTGACAGGCGTTTTTGGGCGCGCTGCAGCTAAGCGTTGTATTGCTTTCATGCGAACTCCTTAGATGGCCCGGGCAGAGTCAGCATCGACCCTGGTGAGCATGATGAGCACGGATTGCTCTGGGAAGAGTACGGGGGATTGGATGCCTGCGGAGCCCAAGACTGCGCCCGGAAGAACTGTCTCGTGCAGGGGCCAAGCGAGAGGGGACTGCCCATTTCCCACCTGCTCATCGAGCGGCTGGGACAGGGAGACGCGGTAGCGGGCCTCGGCGGCAAGCCCGGGCAGAGTGACCCTGCCCGAGGGGTACGTAGTGGAGACGCTGCGCTGGGTCAGCGCATAGACGGCGCGCCCGCCGTCGCCGGCGACAACACCACGCAAATCCATGGCAGGGTCCGGCAGGTCTGCGTGAACGCTGGTTCCTGTGTGGAACAGCTCACGGTTGTCCTTGTGGAACTGCACCCAGCTGGCAAGTTCAGTGCTTTGTCCGTCGCTGATATTGGCGATGTTCCACTCAATGCCGAAGTGGCCAAAGATGGCGGTGCGGGCCATGAAGCCCAGGCTGTGCTGGCGGCCGGTTGAGTGCGACTTTGGTCCGCCAATGTGGGCTCCCATGAGTTCATAGGGCACCAGCAATGAGGTGTTGGCCTGGTTGTCCAGACGTTCAAGGGGATCGATGCAATCGCTGGTCCAGATCCGGTCCGTGTAGTCCAGAATACTCAGATCCACGCGGGCGCCGCCGGAAGCGCAGCTTTCAATTTCCAGCTCAGGGTGGCGGGTCTTCAGCTCGGCCAGGAGTTTATAGAGGGCCAGCGTTGACTCGCGCACGCCGGCGTTGCCGCTGCGGGGATCTGAGGCGTCGAGTAGATCGCGGTTATGGTCCCACTTGATGTAGCTGATGGGGTACTCGGTGAGGAGCGTGTCAATACGGGTCAACAGGTATGCGAAGCAGTCCGGGTGGGCCAGATTCAGAACTTGTTGTTGGCGTGCGGAGACAGGCCAGCGACCGGGGGTGTGCAAGATCCAATCAGGGTGGTTGCGGGCCAGCTCGCTGTCTGGGTTGACCATCTCGGGTTCAAACCAGAGCCCAAATTCCATCCCCAGCCCGTTGACGTGATCAATAATGGGACTCAGGCCATCGGCCCACACGGCGGCGTCAACAAACCAGTCGCCCAGGCCTGCGGTGTCGTCGCGGCGGCCCAGGAACCAGCCGTCGTCGAGCACAAAGCGTTCCACACCAACAGCTGCTGCCTTGTCGGCGAGATTCTTCAGCGTGGTGAGGTCATGGTCGAAGTACACGGCCTCCCACGTGTTGAGTGTGACCGGACGGGGGCGGCTGGGGTGCGCCGGGCGCGCTCGCAAGTCCTGATGGAATCGTGCCGAAAGCTGGTCAAGCCCGTGGCCCCATGATCCCAGAGACCATGGTGTGGTGTGGGATTCCCCGGGCTCGAGCACCACTTCACCGGGCAGCAACAGTTCGCCTGCGGTGAGGAAGCTGTCGCTGGTAATGGTTCGTTCGGCGGTGAGCCGGTGGTTGCCGCTCCACGCCGTGTGGACGCCATGGACCAACCCTGTGCGGTAACCAAAGCTGTCCGATCCGGCCAGCATCAGAAGCGAGGCATCCGCGCCGGGCCGTCCGCGGCGACTTTCGCGCACGTGGGCCCCAACGGTCAAGGGCCTGCGCTGCGCCGTACGTTCCTTCAAATGACGTCCGGTTGAATCCTGGACTGTTGTAGCCGTGGTGGGCAGCGGGAAAACAGTGGTGAGGTGGTGGATCTGGTAAGCAGTGGTGGCCGTATTGGTCAGGGTGTGGCGCTGCTTCAGGACACCGGCACCGGTAAGCAACAATTCCGTGATGAGCCGAAGCCCGCCCTCAGCGTCTTCAGAGACGATTGTGGCCGATTCGGTATCGGAGAGTGCCGAGGTCGTGCACAGTGCGCTGGACCAGGCTCCAACTGCTCTCTGCCCGCTGAGTGCGGGGGATCCCTGCCAGCCGAAGGTCTCTTGCGGCAGGAGACTTAGACGCGCCGGAAAGTCAATGCCGCCGGATACGCGTTGCGGCCGGGCTGCCAGGGCCAAGGATTCCAGCTCTGCATCTGAAAGAACGCCGGTGGGGGTGCCCCAATGAACGATGGTGGGGGTGCCAGCGGTAGTCAGGTCCACAATGACCGAGGTGCCGCCACGATGCAATTGCAACTGTGCGGGAAGTAAAGGGAGTGTTGTGCTCATGTAATAGTTTTACAGCAACATTAATTCACGTGTCAAGGGTCACGCAAAGTCCCAAATTCGAATTATTTTCTCTCAAATTGACTGGGATTATGTTCAAACTGCAATAAACTAGGAGCATGAAATCTATCTCTTCCCCGCCAGCCGTCTCCCCGCGGCCGGCACTCCATGCCGAGAAGCACCGAGGTCCTGCGGCGCTCGCAGATTCGGCACTGGAGTTGGCACGGCTGGTGCTGGTGCACGGCCCGGTCTCCCGAGGGGAACTGGCCAAGGAACTCAAGCTGAGCGTGGCGAGCCTGACCAGGCTAAGTAAACCGTTGCTCGATGCCGGTCTCTTGGTTGAAGGGGAGCTCGTTGCCGATGGCACAGTTGGCCGACCCGTGCGGTTGCTCGACGTCCGCAGCGATAGTGCGTGGTTTGTGGGAGTAAAGGTTGGAGGTGACCTGCTGACAGCAGTATTGACGGACCTGAGAGCGACCATACTGGCCCAGGCAACCCTGCCCCTCGCGGACACGTCAACCCACACCGTCGTGGAAGGTATTGCGCAGCTAACCGAACAGCTTGGTGCTCACAACGATGTGGTGGTGAC includes:
- a CDS encoding glycoside hydrolase family 13 protein, which encodes MPVSPSDSLWWRQAAVYQIYPRSFADSNGDGMGDLPGITSRMAYLSALGIDAIWLSPFYPSALADGGYDVDDYRNVDPRLGSLDDFDAMVAAAHAADTRVIVDVVPNHSSNQHEWFKAALAAAPGSPERARYHFLDGLGDDGELPPSDWPSHFGGGAWTRVVEQAGPRAGSLGQWYLHLFATEQPDFNWDHPEVREDFHTTLRFWSDRGVDGFRIDVAHALVKDMSLPLRSKPVLEILVDDGTDPLFDRDAVHEIFEGWRSVLNEYNPPKAAVAEAWVPFTDRRLKYARPTELGQAFNFDLLQAPFSAVEFRSIAEKCLFEATASGASSTWVFSNHDVVRHPSRYALPDGSTRDDLEAWLLADGATPAVDLARGLRRARAATLFMLGLPGSAYLYQGEELGLFEAADLPASALQDPTWFRTLNTVKGRDGCRVPLPWSAVEPNFGFGGTPWLPQPVWFGSLAATAQDGVAGSTLEMYRSALSWRSKLQAEETLEWLASLSPEMVRYRRPNGWEVITNFGATPTQLPHDVDLSKVVLSSGGNATAGIGAGRVSGAGSATIPAETTLWIAP
- a CDS encoding carbohydrate ABC transporter permease — encoded protein: MSTLNSSPTGLGAGVPAKPRRRSSVNIPVTLLVAVLSLTVLIPLYFTIVTALKSSDQLGGNGLALPTSVHLENFSNAWKLTNFPNALLISGIVTVVAVILTILTNSLVAYAIARNMHRPFFKALYYFFIAALFVPFPIIMLPVTKEMAVLGLDNPVGLFLLYTVYGLSFNVFVYTAFIKSIPAELEEAAIMDGASVWTTFRKVIFPILTPINATVGILTCLWAWNDFLLPLVILSDPNTRTLPLVQYVFQGQFNTDYTTAFASYLMAMAPLLLVYLFAQRWVISGVMRGSIK
- a CDS encoding carbohydrate ABC transporter permease is translated as MTTTAAKALKPRTTAGLQRRRPSRISKTFYWMVIPALVLFVILHTVPTLTGMFYSFTNYAGYGEWDFVGISNYVNLFKDDRILASYGFTFLFAVTTTIVVNVGALFIAILLNSKIKYQTAFRGIFFIPNILSVLIVGYVFNYLLSNNLPLIGQALGIEWLSTSILANPDLAWLGIVGVTAWQSIAFSVIIYLAGLQTVPGELYEAASLDGASPWRQFWSITFPLISGFFTINMVLALKGLLQAFDQIVALTNGGPGTSTESVSMVIYRGGFQGGEYGYQMANSVVYLVVIVVLSLLQLRVLSRKEADFS
- a CDS encoding ABC transporter substrate-binding protein; its protein translation is MKAIQRLAAARPKTPVTAVASAAVVLALALGLTGCSGAGDGRVKLDFFQFKPEAVAQFTKIVDDFEAANPNIDVVVNNVPDPDTAIRTLLVKDKTPDVLTLNGNGNFGDLAKACVFADLSELPAAARVNSPVQDILNGLGTCHGNETNGLPFANNASGVLYNPEIFAKYGVAVPTTWDEFIAAADTFKANGVNPFFITLKDAWTALPSYVNLSGNLMPADLFDDIRSPGWTPESGKYSFEKDGTEAATKLAKLFSYAQPGAEAAGYNDGNAAFGAGKSAMYLQGSFAIPAIRASNPDAKIASFPYPTTNDPAKNTLVSGVDVTLAIGKDTKHPVEAKKFVEYLMTPKVLDYYSAAQSSLTPVTDAAPSTDPALAGMQGLFAEGKVIGYFDHHVPPSIPLAPLLQQYILDRKQPEFLSRMDHEFEKVAARTITKKGD
- a CDS encoding alpha-galactosidase, giving the protein MSTTLPLLPAQLQLHRGGTSVIVDLTTAGTPTIVHWGTPTGVLSDAELESLALAARPQRVSGGIDFPARLSLLPQETFGWQGSPALSGQRAVGAWSSALCTTSALSDTESATIVSEDAEGGLRLITELLLTGAGVLKQRHTLTNTATTAYQIHHLTTVFPLPTTATTVQDSTGRHLKERTAQRRPLTVGAHVRESRRGRPGADASLLMLAGSDSFGYRTGLVHGVHTAWSGNHRLTAERTITSDSFLTAGELLLPGEVVLEPGESHTTPWSLGSWGHGLDQLSARFHQDLRARPAHPSRPRPVTLNTWEAVYFDHDLTTLKNLADKAAAVGVERFVLDDGWFLGRRDDTAGLGDWFVDAAVWADGLSPIIDHVNGLGMEFGLWFEPEMVNPDSELARNHPDWILHTPGRWPVSARQQQVLNLAHPDCFAYLLTRIDTLLTEYPISYIKWDHNRDLLDASDPRSGNAGVRESTLALYKLLAELKTRHPELEIESCASGGARVDLSILDYTDRIWTSDCIDPLERLDNQANTSLLVPYELMGAHIGGPKSHSTGRQHSLGFMARTAIFGHFGIEWNIANISDGQSTELASWVQFHKDNRELFHTGTSVHADLPDPAMDLRGVVAGDGGRAVYALTQRSVSTTYPSGRVTLPGLAAEARYRVSLSQPLDEQVGNGQSPLAWPLHETVLPGAVLGSAGIQSPVLFPEQSVLIMLTRVDADSARAI